The genomic interval TCCTGAGCTGGTCAAGACCGGTGGGGGTGATCCTTACCGGGTCTACGGCCCCTTTCTGCGCAACTGGCGCGGCCAAGTGCTGGCCAAGCAGCCCAGCACCGTTGCCGCCCCCATCGGGCTGGTGGATCTGGATCCCCTCCACGTGCCGGCGGGAGATCCCCTTGCGGCATTGCGGGAGAGCCATGGGTTCAAGGGCACTGAGATCTGCCCCTGCCTTCCCGGAGAGACGGCGGCCTTGGAGCAACTCATGAGGTTCTGTGATGGACCGCTGCTCGGCTACGAGCCTGATCGCAATTTTCCCGGTACCGCCGGCACCTCGACCCTCAGTGCTGCCCTCAGTGTGGGCACCCTCAGCCCCCGGCAGGCTTGGTGTGCCGCCCAGGACTCCCGCGCGCTGGCCCGCTCCGAGGAGCAGCTCCATGCCATCGCCGTGTGGGAGCAAGAGTTGTGCTGGCGCGAGTTTTACCAGCAGGCGCTGTTCCATTTCCCCGAACTGGCCGATGGCCCCTACCGCGAGCAGTGGCGCCGTTTCCCTTGGGAGAACAACGAGGACTGGTTCGACTTCTGGAAGGAGGGCCAGACCGGCATGCCGATCATCGATGCCGCCATGCGTCAGCTGAATCAGACCGGCTGGATGCACAACCGTTGCCGCATGATCGTGGCTTCTTATCTGGTCAAAGATCTGATCTGCGACTGGCGTTGGGGCGAGCGCGCCTTTATGGAGCTGGAGGTGGATGGCGACCTAGCCGCCAACAACGGTGGTTGGCAGTGGAGTGCCAGCAGCGGCATGGATCCCAAGCCGCTGCGCATCTTTAACCCCGCTACCCAGGCCTCCAAGTTCGATTCAGCCGGTGATTACATCCGCCACTGGGTGCCGGAGCTGCGCCATGTGAACACCAAGGATTTGCTCAGCGGAGAGATCGGTGCCCTTGAGCGGAGGGATTACCCCGAACCACTGGTGGATCACAAGAGGCAGCAGGCCAAGTTCAAGGCGCTTTACGCCACCATCCGGTCCTGATCGCGCCCTTCGCTGCGGCGGAACTGGGCCGGAGCATTGGACACCAGCAGTTGTCGCAGGGTGTCGATCACCGTTTGTTGCTGGTCTTCCTTTAACTCAGGGAAGATCGGCAGGCTGAGAACTTGGCTGCAGAGCTGTTCTGTCACCGGCAGGGAGCCCTGCTTCAAGCCGAGGTGGGCGTAGGCCGGTTGCCGGTGAATCGGAATCGGGTAGTAGATGATCGTGCTCACACCGCGCTCATGAAGGGTCTGTTTGAGCCAGTCGCGGCAGCAGCTCTCCGGGATCCCGTGGCGTGCACTGGTGGTGGAGGTATTACAGCTGGCGTTGCAGAGCGGTTGGCCGGTGGGGCAGCTGCCGATGCGCACGACGAATTGGTTCCAGCTGTGGCCTTCGTTGGAGGACGGCAGGGTGAGTCCTTGGAGATCCCCTAGGGCATCTCGGTAACGGGAGGCAATGGCTGTGCGGTTGCTGATCCAGCTCTCCAGCTTCGGCAGTTTCACATTCAGCACTGCTGCCTGAATGGCATCAAGTCGGCTGTTGTACCCAAGGCTCGTGTGCAGGTAGCGCTCGGGCATGCCATGCACGGCCAGCTCGCGCATGGCCTGGGCCAGATCGGCATCGCTGGTGGTGACGGCACCAGCGTCACCGGCCGCACCGAGGTTTTTGGTGGGGAAAAAACTGAAGCAGCCCGCATCACCAAAGCTGCCTACGGGTTGGCCGTTCCAGCGGGCTCCCGTGGCCTGGGCGCAGTCTTCGATCACCTTCAGTTGATGGCGCTCCGCAATCGCCATCAACTGGTTCATGTCCACCGCACGGCCAAACAGATGCACCGGCATCAGGGCCTTGGTGGCCGGGGTGATCGCGGTTTCGATTTGGTCGAAATCGATCAGGTAGGTGCTGGGGTCGACATCCACGAACACCGGTGTGGCGCCGACGGCGCTGATGGCTTCAGCGGTGGCGAAAAAACTGAACGAGCAGGTGATCACCTCATCGCCTGCACCAATGCCGAGGGCACGCAAGGCCAGGATCAGTGCATCGGTGCCGCTGTTGCAGCCCACGGCGTGGTCGCAGCCGACGCTGACGGCAAAGGCCTCCTCGAATTGTTTGATCTGCGGTCCGCCGATGTACTGACCGCTGCGCAACACCGCAAGAACCGCCTCTTCGAGGTCCACACCCAGATCGTTGATCTGCTGGCCGAGGCTGAAGGGAGGTACCTG from Synechococcus sp. UW69 carries:
- a CDS encoding FAD-binding domain-containing protein, producing the protein MTTPRVLFWHRRDLRLADNLGLAVAGEISPAVTGVYVLDPKVIDPPEHLPAMAPARLWFLIESLVELQQRWREAGSRLVILEGDPPVVLPQLAEQIGAEAVVWNRDVEPYARERDRQVARRLQADGRKVLVDWDQLLIAPELVKTGGGDPYRVYGPFLRNWRGQVLAKQPSTVAAPIGLVDLDPLHVPAGDPLAALRESHGFKGTEICPCLPGETAALEQLMRFCDGPLLGYEPDRNFPGTAGTSTLSAALSVGTLSPRQAWCAAQDSRALARSEEQLHAIAVWEQELCWREFYQQALFHFPELADGPYREQWRRFPWENNEDWFDFWKEGQTGMPIIDAAMRQLNQTGWMHNRCRMIVASYLVKDLICDWRWGERAFMELEVDGDLAANNGGWQWSASSGMDPKPLRIFNPATQASKFDSAGDYIRHWVPELRHVNTKDLLSGEIGALERRDYPEPLVDHKRQQAKFKALYATIRS
- a CDS encoding DegT/DnrJ/EryC1/StrS aminotransferase family protein — translated: MQVPPFSLGQQINDLGVDLEEAVLAVLRSGQYIGGPQIKQFEEAFAVSVGCDHAVGCNSGTDALILALRALGIGAGDEVITCSFSFFATAEAISAVGATPVFVDVDPSTYLIDFDQIETAITPATKALMPVHLFGRAVDMNQLMAIAERHQLKVIEDCAQATGARWNGQPVGSFGDAGCFSFFPTKNLGAAGDAGAVTTSDADLAQAMRELAVHGMPERYLHTSLGYNSRLDAIQAAVLNVKLPKLESWISNRTAIASRYRDALGDLQGLTLPSSNEGHSWNQFVVRIGSCPTGQPLCNASCNTSTTSARHGIPESCCRDWLKQTLHERGVSTIIYYPIPIHRQPAYAHLGLKQGSLPVTEQLCSQVLSLPIFPELKEDQQQTVIDTLRQLLVSNAPAQFRRSEGRDQDRMVA